Part of the Nitrospiraceae bacterium genome is shown below.
TCGACACGCAAAGCATGAACCGAGCGATGAGGCCACGCCGGCAGAGGCCTCTGTCAGCGTGGCTCCAGTGGAAGTGAATTTCGAGAAAGAATCACCTCGTGCGCAGCTCACGGTGCTGTAGCGCATTACAGACACCAGGAGGAGGATCATGGAGAAGGATGCGGTGAGAAAGGCGATCAAGGCGAAGCGACTCGCCAAAAAAGTCACGATTGCGGACGTCGCTAAAGCTGTCGGGAGGAATCCAACGTTCGTGGCAGCGGTGTTGCAGGGGAATCACAAACTGCCGGCAGAGGAAGCGAAAAAGGTCGGCGATCTGTTGGGCCTGGATGCTGAATTGACCACCTCGTTGAGCAAGTTCCCAGTCCGCACCG
Proteins encoded:
- the cynS gene encoding cyanase, coding for MEKDAVRKAIKAKRLAKKVTIADVAKAVGRNPTFVAAVLQGNHKLPAEEAKKVGDLLGLDAELTTSLSKFPVRTDFPNTTDPFKYRLMEIIGVYGDSMREQANEMFGDGIMSAIDFTLDMEKVTGSQGEARCKITLNGKWLEYKTF